From the genome of Carcharodon carcharias isolate sCarCar2 chromosome 34, sCarCar2.pri, whole genome shotgun sequence, one region includes:
- the zgc:154093 gene encoding cdc42 effector protein 2, whose amino-acid sequence MPAKTPMYLKTSTPKRGKKLRLRDVLSSDMISPPLGDFRHSAHIGQGGEGDMFGDISFLQGNYDLLPNLNRRPTSQSTGQGLDGKRNYERAFNNGAGGYPTLLKNAVSLPAFSGAHKGQDQEQAPPKPPRLHLEEGTGQRSLSVSCSTECFHSTEEMFTIPTFSKTVGSSVSLLAESNTSSECSVIGIGQLDGKRALIFNSEMSLNNENLFPSDSYLSGSESSLGLDLDLGPSILDDVLRIMDGYKIQ is encoded by the coding sequence atgCCTGCAAAAACCCCCATGTATCTAAAGACATCGACCCCCAAGCGGGGCAAGAAGCTGAGACTACGCGACGTTCTGTCTAGCGACATGATCAGTCCACCCCTGGGCGACTTCCGCCACAGTGCCCACATCGGGCAGGGTGGTGAAGGTGACATGTTCGGGGACATCTCCTTTTTGCAGGGCAACTATGACCTCCTTCCGAACCTCAACAGGCGGCCAACTTCTCAAAGCACGGGGCAAGGACTGGATGGGAAGCGCAACTATGAGCGTGCTTTTAACAATGGAGCAGGGGGTTATCCTACCCTCCTGAAGAACGCTGTTTCCCTTCCGGCGTTCAGTGGCGCGCACAAAGGCCAAGACCAGGAGCAAGCACCTCCAAAGCCTCCCAGACTCCACCTGGAAGAAGGCACAGGTCAGAGGTCACTGTCAGTCAGCTGTTCAACAGAATGTTTCCACAGCACTGAAGAAATGTTCACCATCCCAACATTCAGCAAAACAGTTGGATCATCAGTTTCCTTACTGGCAGAATCAAACACTTCCTCTGAATGCTCTGTCATTGGCATCGGGCAGCTGGATGGGAAGAGAGCCTTAATCTTCAACAGTGAGATGTCCCTCAACAACGAGAATCTTTTTCCTTCTGACTCCTACCTGAGTGGTTCTGAATCCTCCCTTGGTTTGGACCTAGATTTAGGGCCATCAATACTGGATGATGTTCTCAGAATCATGGATGGATACAAGATCCAGTGA